Proteins from one Psilocybe cubensis strain MGC-MH-2018 chromosome 11, whole genome shotgun sequence genomic window:
- a CDS encoding Protein Mo25, which translates to MNFFKTKPRTPPDLVRGLRDAINRLESGAPGGETRRKASLATEDVSKNLQQIKGILYGDGEPAPELVAQLAQETYNTDLLLLLVQNISRFEFEARKDVVQIFNNLLRRQIGSRWPTVEYLSGKPEVIFAALGGYENEEVALNTGMILKEMLRHEQLAKILLHSEQFYKFPHYIETTTFGISCDAFANLKETLTRHKPMVAEYLDKNYDRFFSSFTTLILSNNYVTKRQSLKLLGEILLDRANFNVMTRYIANEANLKMMMNLLRDKSKNIQFEAFHVFKVFVANPKKPPQIENILRRNKEKLLNFLKSFHNDKEDEQFSDEKQFLIVQIQNL; encoded by the exons ATGAATTTCTTCAAGACTAAGCCAAGAACTCCGCCTGATCTTGTTCGGGGTCTACGTGACGCAATAAATCGATTAGAGTCGGGTGCCCCTGGAGGAGAGACCAGGAGAAAGGCGAGTTTA GCTACCGAAGATGTCTCAAAGAATTTGCAGCAGATTAAGGGTATTCTCTACGGCGATGGTG AACCAGCGCCGGAACTTGTTGCCCAACTAGCACAGGAAACGTACAACACAGACTTACTCCTCCTTCTTGTTCAGAACATCTCGCGGTTTGAGTTTGAGGCGAGAAAGGACGTCGTACAGATTTTCAATAACCTGCTTCGTCGACAAATCGGCTCGCGATGGCCAACTGTAGAATATCTCTCAGGAAAGCCTGAGGTTATCTTCGCAGCGCTAGGGGGCTATGAGAACGAGGAAGTAGCTTTGAACACGGGAATGATTTTGAAAGAGATGTTGAGGCATGAGCAACTTGCCAAGATTCTGTTACACTCCGAACA ATTTTACAAGTTCCCACACTATATCGAAACCACAACCTTTGGTATTTCATGCGACGCTTTTGCGAACCTCAAGGAAACTCTGACACGACACAAGCCTATGGTGGCTGAGTATCTTGATAAGAATTATGACAGA tttttctcctctttcacCACCCTTATTCTTTCCAATAACTATGTGACCAAACGACAGTCGTTGAAACTTCTCGGAGAAATTCTCCTGGATCGGGCCAACTTCAACGTCATGACACGCTACATTGCTAATGAAGCAaatttgaagatgatgatgaaccTTCTCAGGGATAAAAGCAAAAATATCCAGTTTGAAGCGTTCCATGTGTTTAAg GTTTTTGTGGCGAATCCCAAGAAACCACCGCAGATTGAGAACATCCTGAGGAGAAATAAGGAAAAGTTACTGAATTTTTTGAAGTCTTTCCATAACGACAAAGAAG ATGAACAGTTCAGTGACGAGAAACAGTTCCTCATCGTTCAGATTCAGAATTTGTGA
- a CDS encoding Hydroquinone glucosyltransferase encodes MPEIWGKSTAAYGRYYRLLYEAKPVTCAVKGTVFDALPVPAAVVLDLFCLAEFRITQGISGSTVPVLTWMSGGVSTFIRFFGDDTIGGLGEFESRAAAEATLTGVTTSEAGLKILFEGEGKLLKIPGLPAMYDYEFCPQKPATTSPVFKILAASAKFLKEAQGIIAASPYALEEVSIDAAKSFWGNLEKEMYVVGPLLAPSPAFDATVSKSHGEIEIFLDDKLRRFGGKSISFGTAFWPTAPDYVEEVIDALLEKQFPFIFAYASPAATLSDKLVAKVNSSGVGLLSKWAPQPYILSHQATGWFLSHGGNGSIVESLSNAIPLVIWPFNADQPAAAAHLTENLKVSFELIEIRTGESGLKPLYRLGRAPKGTREAVGIEIREVIDACRGPKGVELRKNAEAVQAKLSNAWKEDGIAARDLRAFLDTYSGRD; translated from the exons ATGCCAGAAATCTGGGGGAAATCCACTGCAGCTTATGGGCGATACTATCGACTCCTCTACGAAGCAAAGCCGGTTACATGCGCCGTTAAAGGCACGGTCTTCGATGCCCTTCCTGTACCCGCAGCAGTTGTTCTCGAT TTATTTTGTCTGGCAGAGTTCAGAATTACTCAAGGCATCAGCGGTTCCACCGTCCCAGTACTTACCTGGATGTCGGGTGGTGTGTCTACCTTCATTCGTTTCTTTGGGGACGACACAATCGGGGGCCTCGGAGAGTTTGAGTCCAGGGCTGCGGCGGAAGCTACCCTCACTGGGGTAACGACCTCGGAGGCAGGTTTAAAG ATCTTGTTTGAAGGCGAAGGAAAGTTACTGAAAATTCCGGGTCTTCCTGCTATGTATGACTACGAATTTTGCCCCCAAAAG CCCGCAACGACTAGCCCTGTTTTTAAAATTCTAGCGGCATCAGCAAA GTTTTTGAAAGAGGCCCAAGGCATTATTGCCGCGTCCCCATATGCGCTTGAGGAGGTTTCAATAGACGCTGCAAAATCCTTCTGGGGCAACCTAGAAAAGGAAATGTATGTCGTAGGCCCACTTTTAGCTCCATCCCCAGCATTCGATGCCACTGTCTCCAAAAGTCATGGAGAAATTGAGATATTTCTAGACGACAAGCTTCGAAGGTTTGGAGGGAAATCA ATATCATTTGGCACGGCATTTTGGCCTACAGCCCCTGACTATGTAGAAGAAGTAATTGATGCTCTGTTAGAGAAGCAATTTCCATTT ATATTCGCATATGCTTCGCCTGCTGCAACCTTGTCAGACAAGCTGGTAGCCAAGGTCAACTCTTCGGGCGTTGGGCTGCTGTCGAAGTGGGCACCACAGCCATATATCTTAAGTCATCAG GCCACTGGATGGTTCCTCAGTCATGGCGGTAACGGCAGCATCGTTGAATCATTGAGCAATGCTATACCTCT GGTAATATGGCCCTTCAACGCGGATCAGCCAGCTGCCGCCGCCCACCTTACGGAGAATCTCAAAGTGTCATTCGAACTGATTGAGATCAGGACAGGAGAATCGGGACTCAAGCCTCTGTACAGATTGGGCCGCGCGCCTAAAGGTACCAGGGAGGCTGTGGGCATCGAGATAAGGGAGGTGATTGACGCATGTCGTGGTCCGAAGGGAGTGGAACTGCGCAAAAATGCCGAGGCCGTGCAGGCGAAACTTTCGAATGCATGGAAGGAAGATGGTATTGCCGCTCGGGATTTACGAGCTTTCCTGGACACGTATTCTGGACGTGATTAA
- a CDS encoding Ras guanine nucleotide exchange factor J yields the protein MATQLYPIPEQDDEESRTSILTVSYSSDYEVQSPTSSPNTSNGELIPNSPSSSSLNRHKEISDLEFLSGDVEIVNGEMVGATEESLVARLISLRNPALTASFFLTFRLYCSPSNLAKHIDTQYKPQQGRNNNIHPLESKTDSGAQYATLEFIFTWLKEFWLPTVDDPAFPTLTVVTSKFLIKEMSPYLKSELLFPVLNLLNLRIQGELNAPGTKIQPRPHVLKSFTDDTPKRRITRALLTSLRKKDFAGLLFINFDALELARQLTLMESELYCAISQQELLNYFPEKPDSSPNIKALVCLSDSVRHWVSESILHELNIQRRAWLIGFFIEIADKCIKLHNFNTSRSIISALDSPVISRLYLAQTALREHSKDQFNKLKKFPSFKELYNFGQDAPSVPFLGLYLSSVIFYRDLYSSHRPPLFDSSEKLIDLNKHSKLAEILEDFRRFQVPYNLKPIPELQFYLKNVAFKVDKHLENIQILGDRINKPHKPSIQITTSLQDRKRKLLEKLTIPVDNSQTKDSKEETTPTQATGFDKHQSLNSNYSSSVGTIYSNPHSSIGTLDYGAYYTRHAISQDSLALAGWQWKTAELESDNPLFELSND from the exons ATGGCTACTCAGCTTTATCCCATTCCCGAgcaagatgacgaagaatcAAGGACGTCAATCCTCACGGTGTCATACTCTTCTGACTATGAAGTCCAATCTCCAACATCATCTCCGAACACCTCTAATGGAGAACTAATTCCAAATTCTCCATCGTCTAGCTCGCTTAATAGACACAAGGAAATATCTGATCTCGAATTCCTCTCCGGCGATGTTGAAATTGTTAACGGTGAAATGGTTGGGGCAACCGAGGAATCACTCGTGGCAAGGCTTATATCACTTAGAAACCCTGCCCTCACTgcatcctttttcttgacTTTCAGGCTTTATTGCTCTCCTTCGAACCTGGCCAAGCACATAGACACCCAATATAAGCCACAACAAGGAAGAAACAATAATATTCACCCATTGGAATCGAAAACAGATTCCGGAGCTCAATATGCGACGTTGGAATTCATCTTTACCTGGCTGAAAGAATTTTGGCTGCCTACCGTTGACGATCCGGCATTTCCGACCCTGACTGTGGTCACATCTAAATTTCTGATAAAAGAGATGTCACCATACTTGAAGTCGGAACTCTTGTTTCCTGTTCTAAATCTTCTTAATTTGCGCATACAAGGCGAACTGAATGCACCGGGAACCAAAATTCAACCCAGGCCACATGTGCTAAAATCATTTACGGATGACACTCCAAAACGAAGAATAACGAGAGCACTGCTTACCTCTCTTCGCAAGAAGGACTTCGCAGGGCTGTTGTTCATAAATTTTGATGCCCTTGAACTTGCGCGGCAGTTGACCTTGATGGAATCCGAACTGTACTGCGCCATTTCTCAACAGGAGCTGTTGAATTACTTTCCAGAGAAACCAGATTCATCTCCAAACATTAAAGCGTTGGTGTGTTTAAGCGATTCGGTCAGACATTGGGTCTCCGAAAGCATACTCCACGAGCTTAACATTCAACGACGGGCATGGCTAATTGGATTCTTCATAGAAATCGCAGAC AAATGCATAAAACTTCACAATTTTAATACATCACGCTCAATTATATCTGCATTGGACTCCCCTGTAATATCACGTCTTTATCTCGCGCAGACG GCTTTACGGGAGCATTCTAAAGATCAATTTAACAAGTTAAAGAAATTTCCTAGCTTCAAGGAACTCTATAACTTTGGACAAGACGCGCCATCGGTTCCATTTTTAG GTCTGTATCTGTCATCCGTTATATTTTACAGAGACTTGTACTCGAGTCATCGACCACCCTTATTTGATTCGAGTGAGAAACTCATTGATTTAAACAAACACTCCAAGCTCGCGGAAATCCTGGAAG ACTTTCGACGCTTCCAGGTCCCTTACAACCTCAAACCGATACCAGAGCTTCAATTTTATCTCAAAAACGTGGCATTCAAAGTCGATAAGCATCTCGAAAATATTCAAATACTTGGTGACAGAATTAACAAACCTCACAAACCATCCATTCAAATTACGACGTCACTACAAGACCGCAAACGTAAATTGCTCGAGAAATTGACGATTCCTGTTGACAATAG CCAAACGAAAGATTCGAAAGAGGAAACCACCCCAACACAAGCCACAGGATTCGATAAACATCAGTCTCTCAATTCGAATTATTCATCTTCAGTCGGAACTATATATTCCAATCCCCATTCCAGTATTGGGACACTGGATTATGGCGCTTATTATACTAGGCACGCAATTTCCCAAGATTCATTGGCTTTGGCGGGATGGCAATGGAAAACTGCGGAGTTGGAATCGGACAATCCACTGTTTGAACTTTCGAATGATTAA
- a CDS encoding Cell division control protein 25 (Cell division control protein 25 (Fragment)) yields MSNSHYTDHENAQDIDVLPDGVDLEDIRQSLKNLEHAVITNRLPIIRLCTRRVSYCVRTLLRTTDVLQHNTNTVRVRQRLLKLAKQRESVLDTLNTLITQSQDVLMEDIVEDERENGTVQLLGTSEQLASLVQELVFTADECGYNFENSNGQKIITVEYDIMTQDILKSGHALAYLKPSSEYFLQRKDIEYSDDGTLLYATMDALVEEMTPHDSLVDQAFSATFFMTFRLFSSAAELLEIAITRWNLVPPSNFSQERLHMWQHRKWIPVRLRVLNLIKTWIQYHWESSDDSVLHLLEGFLKETADFLDKSKAISLDLLQVVSQRLLSPGTVTVKRARGLSESKIDPNVNFTPPTPRRYSVNQAPSFPASIISKPLLASLQKKEFDDISITMFEPLELARQLTIMESNLFCALRPSEILGADQAGKNSARGVETIMTISTAISKWVTENVAKEAEHKKTRRVFKFFIQLANCCLELNNFSTCRSIMAALKPNDSIWSALTQKQREQAENLNFLADPERYQNRLNETTPPAIPILSRHMYDIIFCQRDAPSYISSIHPSPSRLINFGKYREIAKLVQNLLAFQVPYSLKPIPEVQEYLTFCFATITLNATPDQFLQYPIHSHEHALVSATIAHDSIIVETSDSKSDRVEESSISINTATRDISLYSLPSSRTGSTDYGLFYTRHACSQDSFGSQWWAEAAENNSPPINV; encoded by the exons ATGAGCAATTCACACTACACGGATCATGAGAAT GCCCAAGACATCGATGTTCTCCCTGACGGTGTAGACTTGGAAGATATACGACAGAGCTTGAAGAACCTGGAACACGCAGTCATCACAAATCGGCTACCTATCATTAGGTTGTGCACTAGACGCGTCAGTTATTGCGTTAGAACCCTTCTGCGCACGACAGATGTCTTGCAACACAACACTAACACTGTCAGGGTTCGCCAGCGTCTCCTTAAATTGGCGAAGCAGCGAGAAAGCGTGCTGGATACACTCAACACACTGATTACTCAATCTCAGGATGTCCTGATGGAAGATATCGTGGAAGATGAACGGGAGAATGGAACTGTACAACTGCTCGGCACTAGCGAACAACTCGCATCTCTGGTTCAGGAATTGGTATTCACAGCCGACGAATGTGGCTATAACTTCGAAAATTCTAACGGACAGAAAATCATCACCGTCGAATATGACATCATGACGCAGGATATCTTGAAAAGTGGACATGCATTGGCGTATCTGAAGCCCTCGTCCGAATATTTCTTACAACGGAAAGACATCGAATATAGCGACGATGGCACTCTGCTTTATGCCACTATGGATGCCCTAGTAGAGGAAATGACACCCCACGATTCTCTTGTCGATCAGGCCTTTTCAGCCACCTTTTTCATGACTTTCAGGTTATTCTCCTCCGCTGCGGAACTGCTGGAGATCGCCATCACAAGGTGGAACCTGGTACCACCGTCCAATTTTTCGCAGGAGCGGTTACACATGTGGCAGCATCGGAAGTGGATTCCGGTACGGCTAAGAGTTTTGAATTTGATCAAAACCTGGATTCAGTACCATTGGGAATCCTCTGATGATTCAGTTCTACATCTCTTGGAAGGATTTCTCAAGGAGACGGCCGACTTTCTCGACAAGTCAAAAGCCATATCACTTGATCTTCTACAAGTTGTTTCACAGCGTTTGCTATCTCCAGGAACTGTCACTGTCAAACGCGCACGGGGTCTTTCTGAATCAAAAATAGATCCAAACGTGAACTTtacaccaccaacaccaagaCGATACTCAGTCAACCAAGCTCCTTCATTTCCAGCCTCTATCATATCTAAGCCTTTACTAGCATCTTTACAGAAGAAAGAGTTTGATGATATTTCAATCACTATGTTTGAACCTCTAGAGCTTGCTCGTCAGCTTACTATCATGGAATCGAACCTCTTTTGCGCTCTTCGACCATCGGAAATTCTAGGAGCAGACCAAGCGGGTAAAAACTCAGCAAGAGGTGTGGAAACTATTATGACCATCAGTACAGCTATCAGCAAGTGGGTCACTGAGAACGTTGCTAAAGAGGCGGAACACAAGAAGACTAGACGGGTGTTCAAATTCTTTATACAGCTAGCCAAT TGCTGTCTTGAGTTGAATAACTTTTCAACATGCCGGTCAATCATGGCGGCCTTGAAACCGAACGATAGCATATGGTCG GCCTTGACACAGAAACAGAGGGAACAGGCCGAGAACCTAAATTTCCTTGCAGACCCCGAAAGATACCAAAATCGGTTAAACGAGACAACGCCCCCTGCCATTCCGATTCTGA GTCGGCATATGTATGATATCATTTTTTGCCAAAGAGACGCACCTTCGTATATCAGTTCTATTCATCCTTCACCCTCACGGCTCATCAATTTCGGAAAATATCGAGAAATCGCCAAACTTGTGCAAA ATCTGTTAGCGTTCCAAGTACCGTATAGCCTTAAACCTATACCTGAAGTTCAAGAGTACCTAACGTTCTGCTTTGCCACCATCACACTGAACGCTACACCAGATCAATTTCTACAGTATCCTATTCACAG CCATGAACATGCGCTTGTGAGTGCTACGATTGCCCACGACTCTATCATCGTTGAGACATCAGACTCTAAGTCTGATCGTGTTGAAGAGTCGTCGATAAGCATCAATACTGCCACCAGGGATATCTCGCTTTACTCGTTACCTTCGTCTAGGACGGGGTCGACGGATTACGGCCTCTTCTACACCCGACATGCGTGCTCGCAAGATTCTTTTGGATCCCAATGGTGGGCCGAGGCAGCAGAAAATAATTCACCGCCCATCAATGTTTAA
- a CDS encoding Apoptosis-inducing factor-like protein B (Apoptosis-inducing factor homolog B) → MFNMAQKPNIVIVGGGGCGAQVARLLSTKLKPEEYNILLVTARPYYTHLPAWIRMSVTSEGHLEDRAHITYNYLFVNGNGQFVIGKVVSITTEEGDKPGFVTLESGETVDYSILVLTPGSLWEGPLNIPDTKKETVDHLQSWRKKFKESDDIVLVGGGAVALEYAGELRDMSPTKRITIVHGQELMLNDAYPKYFRKDVAKDISKRDVEVILNDWVDDMDISEAGTIKTRNGRKLVADLVVPCRGPSPNTKFVTLVPGTLSDENRIRVSSTLQVFKYPRIFAGGDAIEWDEQKQVGKYHTHASIIAANIVTLLKKKQPAALYQGSFEMISISNGKNLGSSYWSIFWGPTFGDFVSSTMKSKDLFLTWTRKSLGLSS, encoded by the exons ATGTTTAACATGGCACAAAAACCCAACATTGTTATTGTGGGTGGAGGAGGCTGCGGAGCTCAGGTTGCACGCTTGCTTTCTACTAAGTTGAAGCCGGAGGAATACAATATCTTACTCGTCACCGCCCGCCCATACTATACCCATCTTCCCGCATGGATTCGGATGTCTGTCACGTCTGAGGGTCACCTCGAGGATCGCGCCCATATAACCTATAACTACCTTTTCGTCAATGGGAACGGACAATTCGTCATCGGAAAGGTCGTGTCCATCACCACAGAGGAGGGAGACAAACCTGGCTTTGTGACCCTTGAATCTGGAGAGACTGTCGACTATTCCATTCTCGTACTTACCCCTGGAAGCCTCTGGGAGGGTCCATTGAATATTCCTGATACAAAGAAGGAAACGGTGGACCATCTTCAATCCTGGAGGAAGAAGTTCAAGGAGTCAGATGATATTGTTTTagtgggtggtggtgctgtTGCACTAG AATACGCCGGAGAGCTCAGGGACATGTCTCCA ACAAAACGCATAACAATTGTGCACGGCCAAGAACTTATGCTTAATGACGCATACCCGAAATATTTTAGGAAGGATGTGGCAAAGGACATCAGCAAGCGCGACGTGGAGGTCATACTCAACGACTGGGTCGATGACATGGATATTTCCGAAGCGGGTACCATCAAAACGCGGAACGGGAGGAAGCTTGTCGCGGATCTCGTT GTTCCCTGTCGTGGACCGAGTCCCAACACTAAGTTTGTTACTCTCGTGCCAGGTACACTCTCCGACGAAAATCGCATTAGGGTGTCATCCACGCTTCAAGTCTTTAAATACCCTCGTATTTTCGCAGGAGGTGATGCCATTGAATGGGACGAGCAGAagcaagtggggaaatatcACACCCATGCCTCGATCATCGCAGCCAATATCGTTACTCTCCTCAAGAAAAAGCAGCCTGCCGCACTATATCAGGGATCCTTCGAGATGATATCGATTTCCAATGGCAAG AACTTGGGTTCTAGCTACTGGAGTATCTTCTGGGGACCGACGTTCGGCGATTTTGTATCTTCGACAATGAAGTCGAAAGACCTTTTcctgacctggacacgcaaGAGTTTGGGTTTGTCGTCATAA
- a CDS encoding Cell division control protein 25 (Cell division control protein 25 (Fragment)) codes for MELSAPLAQRHSFILLSKLKYTGVQRAAKSSIATEAIMDNLRSVSFLSPTKDNFSICDSERVESDDSHTLGPYEDTYSWASSATSLLRENVEYRHGRLVGATLSVLVKRMTPVNPPVDPTLSKVFFLTFRHFSTPKDLANALTDRYSLTPPANLSQGDYDYWQREIGIPIRRQVYKVINTWLEVYWLPEVDEPALPILKALLSRRMKRDTSSWSAHMAKNMLHKRTPSDATTIIDPTLSNPGFFINNLLGNERQPIRMSNRLRSRLRKGKFKRISIRDFNALELARQLTILESELFCAVRPEDILRTGADEAPSPKSIQAINQFATILTRWVTTSIITKRYYFAARASMIKFFVQVAATVKPVYLDTELCDAKQLEYLMLYTGCTGLKSSLQIEMGL; via the exons ATGGAATTGTCTGCTCCATTGGCTCAACGACACTCGTTTATTCTTCTTAGCAAGCTGAAGTACACTGGTGTCCAAAGAGCTGCTAAATCATCTATCGCTACAGAAGCAATAATGGATAACCTCCGGAgcgtctcttttctttcccctACCAAAGACAACTTTTCGATCTGCGACTCGGAACGTGTCGAATCGGACGATAGCCATACACTCGGTCCCTATGAGGATACCTACTCATGGGCATCCTCAGCCACAAGCTTACTGCGAGAAAATGTTGAATACCGACACGGTCGTTTGGTCGGCGCAACCTTATCCGTCTTGGTTAAGAGAATGACTCCGGTCAATCCTCCCGTTGATCCAACGTTGTCGAAAGTTTTTTTCCTCACCTTTCGGCATTTTTCTACTCCTAAAGATCTTGCCAACGCTCTCACGGATCGCTACAGTCTAACGCCCCCTGCTAACCTATCGCAAGGGGATTATGACTACTGGCAACGAGAAATCGGCATTCCGATACGTCGCCAAGTTTACAAGGTCATTAACACTTGGCTAGAGGTGTACTGGCTTCCAGAGGTAGACGAACCCGCCCTCCCGATCCTAAAAGCATTGCTAAGTAGGCGTATGAAGAGAGATACGTCCTCTTGGTCAGCGCACATGGCCAAGAATATGTTGCATAAACGTACTCCAAGCGatgccaccaccatcataGATCCAACACTTTCGAATCCGGGTTTTTTCATCAACAATCTTTTGGGAAACGAGAGGCAACCGATTCGAATGTCCAACAGACTTCGTTCCCGCTTGCGCAAAGGGAAATTCAAAAGAATCTCTATCCGAGACTTTAATGCGCTGGAGCTCGCACGCCAACTGACTATCCTAGAATCAGAGCTTTTTTGTGCAGTACGGCCGGAGGATATTCTGCGGACAGGAGCAGATGAAGCCCCATCGCCAAAAAGCATACAAGCCATCAATCAATTCGCCACCATTCTCACACGTTGGGTGACGACGAGCATTATCACTAAGCGCTATTATTTTGCTGCCCGGGCATCGATGATTAAGTTCTTTGTCCAGGTCGC CGCAACTGTTAAGCCCGTCTACCTCGATACAGAACTGTGCGACGCTAAACAACTTGAGTACCTCATGCTCTATACTGGCTGCACTGGACTCAAGTCAAGTCTCCAGATTGAAATGGGCCTTTAA